Below is a window of Mycolicibacterium chitae DNA.
GCGCACGGCCCGTGCTGATTTCGACGCTGCTCTACATCGTGGCGACGTTGGCGTCGGGCAACCCGATGCTGGGTTTCGCCGCGGTGGTGCTCGGGTTGATCTGCGCGGTGCAGCGCCGGGCGACCGGGGGAGTGCTGGCCCCGGTGCTCACCCACCTGGTGTGGGGGCTGATCATGGTGCTGGCCCTGCCGCCGATCTTCGCGGGAGCCTGAGCGGCCTCAGGTGTCCAGCGGGTGGGCGATCTCGTCGCGCGGCATCCGCGCGGCCCATAGGGCGATGAGCGCCAACACGATTGGCGCGGTACCGGCCACCGCGAAGATGGTCTGCATCGACACCACCTTCGACAGCGGCCCGACGATGGCCATGGACACCGGCATGAAGGCCAACGAGACGAAGAAGTCCAGGCTCGACACCCGCCCCAGCATCGCCGGCGGCACCCGCCGTTGCAGCAGCGTCCCCCAGATCACCATGCCCGCACCGTCGGTGACGCCCACCAGGAACGACGCCAGCGCCATCAGCGGGAACGAACTCGTCCAGCCGATGACCACCAGCGGCAGCGAACCGGCGCCCCACATCAGGATCATCACCGTCAGGTAGCGCCGCGGCAGGTGCCGCGAGGACACCCCGAGCGCCCCCAGGGCCCCGCCGATCCCGAACGCCGCCAGCACCAGGCCGTACATCCGAGCGCCGTCCTCGAATCGCTCCGTGGCGATGAACGGCAGCAGGACCTCGATGGGGCCGATGACCAGCAGGACGAACATGCTGGCGAACAACAACGTCCACAGCAGCCACGGCGTCTTCACCATGAACAGGAACCCGTCGCGCAGGTCGGTCAGCACCCGCCGCTGCAGACGTTCCGGTTCGACGACGAAGCCGCTGCGCACCGGCCGGGTGGCGATCAACAACGTCAGGCCGATGGCGAACAGCACCGCGACCGCCACCGCGCCGAGCGTCGGAAACGTCACTCCCACAAGCACACCCGCGACGGCCGGGCCGACAGCGCGCTGCAGCACCGGGCGCATGACGCCCTCGACGCCATTGGCGGCCAGCAGCTGGCCGGGCGGCAGGATCCGCGGCAGATAGGCGCTGTAGGCGGGGAAGAAGAAGGCCGCGGCGATCCCGAGCGTGCCGGCGGCCACCGCCATGTGCCACACCCGTAGCAGCTCGAGCAGACCCAGCAGGGCGACCGTGCTGACCGCCGCGAGGTTCACCGCCTCGACGACGATGATGATGGTGCGCTGCGGAAACCGGTCCGCGGCAATGCCGCCGACGAGCACGAAGGCCACTAGGCCGACGCCCAGGCAGGTGGCGACCAGCGACAGCGCGGCCGGGTCGCGGTTGAGTTCCATCACCTGCAGGGCCATCACCACGGCCCACATGCCCTCGGCGAAGATGGTGATCGAGACGGCCGCGATCAGCAGGCGGTACTCGCGGAAGCGGAATGGCGCGAGCACCCGCCAGCCGCCGGGCGCACGCGCTTCCGGCTGTTGCTTGTCGACGTCGGTGCTCACCTGTAGATGGTCGCCGAGCGAAGTGCTTGGCGTCCACCGGTTTTTGGCGCGCCGGACGCCGACGGATCAGACGTCGGTGAAGTTGGGGCTGCGCTTCTCCTGGAAGGCCTGGATGCCCTCGGCGAGGTCGGGGGCCTGCAGCAGCTTGTGCTGGCCGGCGGTCTCGTGGGCCAGCGTGGTGTCCAGGGTGTCCAGCGTGGCGCCGTTGATGGCCTTCTTGGTCTTGGCGTAGGCCACCGCGGGACCCGACATCAGGCGCTGGATCAGCTTGGTGGACTCGGCCTCGAGCGTGTCGGCGGGATACACCGCGCTGACCATGCCCCAGTCCAGGGCGTCGGCCGCGGACACCCGCTCGGCCAGCAGGGCCATCTTCATCGCCCGGATGCGGCCGATAGCGGCGGCCACCAGTGCGGAGGCGCCGCCATCGGGCATCAGGCCGATCTTGGTGAACGCCAACAGGAAGAAGGCCTTCTCCGAAGCCAGCACGAGGTCGCAGGCCAGGGCCACCGACACCCCGATGCCCGCAGTCGGGCCCTGCACCACGGCCACCACCGGCCGGGGCATGTTGACGATCGCGCGGATGGCGCGGTTGCCCTCGTGCAGGGTTTCCATCGGCTCGTGACCGTCACCGGTGTCCTCGGCGCCGAT
It encodes the following:
- the tet(V) gene encoding tetracycline efflux MFS transporter Tet(V) → MSTDVDKQQPEARAPGGWRVLAPFRFREYRLLIAAVSITIFAEGMWAVVMALQVMELNRDPAALSLVATCLGVGLVAFVLVGGIAADRFPQRTIIIVVEAVNLAAVSTVALLGLLELLRVWHMAVAAGTLGIAAAFFFPAYSAYLPRILPPGQLLAANGVEGVMRPVLQRAVGPAVAGVLVGVTFPTLGAVAVAVLFAIGLTLLIATRPVRSGFVVEPERLQRRVLTDLRDGFLFMVKTPWLLWTLLFASMFVLLVIGPIEVLLPFIATERFEDGARMYGLVLAAFGIGGALGALGVSSRHLPRRYLTVMILMWGAGSLPLVVIGWTSSFPLMALASFLVGVTDGAGMVIWGTLLQRRVPPAMLGRVSSLDFFVSLAFMPVSMAIVGPLSKVVSMQTIFAVAGTAPIVLALIALWAARMPRDEIAHPLDT
- a CDS encoding enoyl-CoA hydratase, encoding MTITDSGLDALAPVDGLLVDLTDGVLAITIDRPDSLNSVNPQVFAAMADTLERAATDPRVRVVRIGGTGRGFCSGAAIGAEDTGDGHEPMETLHEGNRAIRAIVNMPRPVVAVVQGPTAGIGVSVALACDLVLASEKAFFLLAFTKIGLMPDGGASALVAAAIGRIRAMKMALLAERVSAADALDWGMVSAVYPADTLEAESTKLIQRLMSGPAVAYAKTKKAINGATLDTLDTTLAHETAGQHKLLQAPDLAEGIQAFQEKRSPNFTDV